A window of the Vibrio ostreae genome harbors these coding sequences:
- the flgC gene encoding flagellar basal body rod protein FlgC translates to MAFTDIYSIAGSAMNAQTVRLNTVASNLANADAVSANPDDAYRALKPVFATVYNKSQLTAGEDYPSAEVRIVDVVKAQGEAEKRFEPSNPLADGEGYVYYPDVDVVAEMADMMSATRSFETNVEVLSNVKSMQQGLLRLGQGS, encoded by the coding sequence ATGGCATTTACTGATATCTATTCCATTGCCGGCTCGGCAATGAATGCTCAGACCGTGCGTCTGAACACAGTGGCCAGTAACCTGGCGAACGCCGATGCCGTGTCGGCTAACCCGGATGATGCCTATCGGGCACTCAAGCCGGTGTTTGCGACGGTATACAACAAGAGCCAACTGACCGCAGGCGAAGATTATCCGAGTGCGGAAGTACGCATTGTCGATGTGGTGAAAGCGCAGGGCGAAGCGGAAAAACGTTTTGAACCGAGCAACCCGCTGGCAGACGGCGAAGGTTATGTCTATTACCCGGATGTCGATGTGGTGGCGGAAATGGCCGATATGATGTCGGCGACCCGCAGTTTCGAGACTAACGTTGAAGTGCTCTCCAACGTGAAGAGTATGCAGCAGGGGCTGCTGCGTCTGGGGCAGGGCAGCTAA
- the flgD gene encoding flagellar hook assembly protein FlgD: MTIAQFNALSADTSGAATTTGGAIAANGVDANSASSLQNEFISLMVAQIQNQDPLNPLDGTEYVSQLAQFSQVQSTENMTSLMQNSMVLLDNMQVLSTAGLVGQTVLVSANQFELGAEAPQSGKVELEYASSQVNLLITDEFGQSTKLPLGAHPAGDVDFTIDPQELGLKPGSYQVTVEVQDGQASPNVLLAGAVEQVRIPSNGGSPLVNIAGLGSIPFYQITQFGA; this comes from the coding sequence ATGACGATTGCACAGTTTAATGCTTTATCGGCCGATACCAGTGGCGCTGCCACCACAACCGGCGGCGCTATCGCGGCTAATGGTGTCGATGCTAACTCGGCATCGTCGCTGCAAAATGAATTTATCAGCCTGATGGTGGCGCAGATCCAGAATCAGGATCCGCTCAACCCGCTTGATGGCACCGAATACGTTAGTCAGTTAGCGCAGTTTTCTCAGGTGCAGAGTACAGAGAACATGACCAGCCTGATGCAAAACAGCATGGTGCTGCTGGATAACATGCAGGTACTGAGTACCGCAGGTCTGGTCGGTCAGACCGTGCTGGTGTCCGCTAACCAGTTTGAGCTCGGTGCAGAAGCGCCACAAAGCGGCAAAGTCGAACTCGAATACGCGTCGAGTCAGGTCAATCTGCTTATCACTGATGAGTTTGGTCAAAGCACCAAGCTGCCGCTTGGCGCTCATCCGGCCGGCGATGTCGATTTCACTATTGATCCCCAGGAACTGGGCCTGAAACCGGGCAGTTATCAGGTCACGGTCGAGGTTCAGGATGGCCAGGCCAGTCCGAACGTGTTGCTGGCCGGCGCGGTCGAGCAGGTACGTATTCCGAGTAACGGCGGTTCGCCGCTGGTCAATATTGCCGGTCTTGGCAGTATTCCTTTTTATCAGATCACCCAATTTGGTGCTTAA
- the flgE gene encoding flagellar hook protein FlgE translates to MSLNIALSGLDASNSELNTISHNIANASTYGFKGSRTEFSAVYNGMQPGGVEVASISQNFDENGSISGTGRAMDLAINGSGFFVTKDSMGQTLYTRAGVFGTDSNNYVVGNTGAKLQGYSVDANNNLMTGTVGDVQIATSSLAARATDSLQFVANFDASASAINLVAAGDPALDPANPAYDSTAVAFDPNDPTSFNSSYTSQVFDSLGNSHTVTQYFTKTDANSWEVNVQVDGGAVVDTVPVTFNTDGTLNSPVSAFNVTFPAAGAEAMSIDVSLTGSTQFGADFGVSTNNPNGYTSGELAGVRVENNGMVYATYTNGESQLQGQVVLANFANPQGLTKVSGTSWTQSFGSGNPTVGVPGTGTLGDLTPGALEGSNVDLTGELVGLMTAQRNYQANAKTISTEDELMQVLFNSI, encoded by the coding sequence ATGAGTTTAAACATTGCGCTGAGTGGCTTAGATGCATCCAACTCGGAACTGAACACCATCAGTCACAACATTGCCAACGCTTCCACTTATGGCTTTAAAGGCTCGCGCACCGAATTCTCTGCCGTTTATAACGGAATGCAGCCTGGGGGGGTGGAAGTGGCGTCCATTTCACAGAACTTTGATGAAAACGGTTCAATCAGCGGCACCGGTCGTGCAATGGATCTGGCTATTAACGGCAGTGGCTTTTTCGTCACTAAAGACAGTATGGGACAAACCCTGTACACCCGTGCCGGTGTGTTCGGTACCGACAGCAACAACTACGTTGTGGGCAACACCGGTGCCAAATTGCAGGGCTACAGCGTGGATGCCAACAACAACCTGATGACGGGTACTGTGGGTGATGTGCAAATCGCGACCTCATCTCTGGCGGCGCGTGCGACTGACTCATTGCAGTTTGTGGCTAACTTTGATGCCAGCGCGAGCGCGATCAATCTGGTTGCGGCGGGCGATCCGGCTCTGGACCCGGCGAATCCGGCTTATGACTCGACAGCGGTGGCTTTTGATCCCAATGATCCAACCTCGTTCAACTCGTCATATACCTCGCAAGTGTTTGACTCGCTCGGTAACAGCCACACCGTCACCCAGTATTTTACCAAAACCGACGCCAACAGCTGGGAAGTGAATGTCCAGGTGGACGGTGGAGCTGTGGTTGACACCGTTCCGGTCACTTTCAATACCGACGGTACGCTTAACTCTCCGGTCAGCGCGTTTAACGTCACTTTCCCGGCTGCCGGTGCCGAAGCCATGAGCATTGATGTGTCACTGACCGGCAGTACCCAGTTTGGCGCTGACTTTGGTGTCAGCACTAACAATCCAAACGGTTACACCTCGGGCGAGCTGGCCGGGGTACGGGTTGAAAATAACGGCATGGTTTACGCCACATACACCAATGGTGAGTCACAGCTGCAAGGTCAGGTTGTATTGGCTAATTTCGCCAACCCGCAGGGCTTGACCAAGGTCAGCGGCACTTCCTGGACGCAAAGTTTTGGTTCGGGTAACCCGACTGTGGGTGTGCCGGGTACCGGAACTCTGGGCGATCTGACGCCGGGTGCGCTGGAAGGCTCAAACGTCGATCTGACTGGTGAGCTGGTTGGTCTGATGACTGCGCAGCGTAACTACCAGGCTAATGCCAAAACCATCTCAACTGAAGATGAACTGATGCAAGTTCTGTTCAATTCAATCTAA
- the flgG gene encoding flagellar basal-body rod protein FlgG: MHSALWVSKTGMAAQDTKMTAISNNLANVNTVGFKRDRVVFEDLFYSIQRQPGAQVDQVNELPTGVQLGSGVRVVGTQKVFTQGNTQNTGQDMDLAVMGQGFFQIENSDGEIMYSRNGQFHVNSEGLMVNSQGLPLQPQIQIPDNATSLSVGVDGTVSVTSAGDPAPQQIGQITLARFINPAGLEAVGGNLFRETEASGVADEVVAGEDGVGSIKQGVLEGSNVEVVEEMVDMITTQRAYEMNAKVVSAADDMLQFVAQSM, translated from the coding sequence ATGCATTCAGCATTATGGGTCAGCAAAACCGGTATGGCGGCTCAGGATACCAAGATGACCGCCATTTCCAACAATCTGGCCAACGTCAATACGGTTGGTTTCAAACGCGATCGGGTGGTGTTTGAGGATCTGTTTTACAGCATCCAGCGTCAGCCGGGCGCTCAGGTCGATCAGGTCAATGAACTGCCAACCGGGGTTCAACTGGGTAGCGGTGTACGCGTGGTCGGCACCCAAAAAGTCTTTACCCAGGGCAACACCCAAAACACCGGTCAGGATATGGACCTGGCGGTGATGGGGCAGGGCTTTTTTCAGATTGAAAACTCTGACGGCGAAATCATGTATAGCCGCAACGGCCAGTTTCACGTCAATTCTGAAGGACTGATGGTCAACAGCCAGGGCCTGCCGTTGCAACCACAGATTCAGATTCCTGATAACGCCACTTCTCTGTCGGTCGGTGTGGACGGTACGGTCAGTGTGACCAGTGCCGGCGATCCGGCGCCACAGCAAATCGGTCAGATCACGCTGGCGCGTTTCATCAACCCGGCCGGTCTGGAAGCGGTGGGCGGTAACCTGTTCCGTGAAACGGAAGCCAGTGGTGTTGCTGATGAGGTCGTGGCGGGTGAAGACGGCGTTGGCAGCATCAAACAAGGTGTGCTGGAAGGCTCAAACGTTGAAGTCGTGGAAGAAATGGTGGATATGATCACCACCCAGCGCGCCTACGAGATGAATGCCAAGGTGGTCTCGGCCGCCGATGACATGCTGCAGTTCGTTGCGCAGTCAATGTAA
- the flgH gene encoding flagellar basal body L-ring protein FlgH, whose protein sequence is MTTLSKVGLLSVLVLAGCAGREEFGLPSPDEEKYGPPELDYSLPEAQSGSLYRHHYAMTLFQDRRAYRVGDVLTVQLSESTQSSKSADTQYGKSSSVGLAAPIIGAKTFDDVSASIDGNRAFDGSASSSQGNRLQGAITVTVSEVLPNGVIRIRGEKWIRLNQGDEFIRLTGIVRVDDISRSNQISSQRIGDARITYSGRGALADSNASGWLTQFFNSPWMPF, encoded by the coding sequence ATGACAACGCTGAGCAAAGTCGGATTACTGAGTGTATTAGTGCTGGCTGGTTGTGCCGGACGGGAGGAGTTTGGCCTGCCGTCACCGGACGAAGAAAAATATGGTCCGCCGGAGCTTGATTACTCTCTGCCTGAGGCTCAGTCCGGCAGCCTTTATCGCCATCACTATGCGATGACTCTGTTTCAGGACCGCCGGGCCTATCGGGTCGGCGATGTCCTGACCGTGCAGCTGTCTGAGTCGACCCAATCGAGTAAAAGTGCCGATACCCAGTATGGTAAATCCTCCAGTGTTGGCCTGGCGGCGCCGATTATTGGTGCCAAAACGTTTGACGATGTTTCTGCCTCGATAGATGGCAATCGCGCTTTTGACGGCAGTGCGTCCAGCTCGCAGGGCAACCGTCTGCAGGGGGCCATTACGGTCACTGTGAGTGAGGTTTTACCTAATGGCGTGATTCGTATTCGTGGTGAAAAGTGGATTCGCCTCAATCAGGGGGATGAGTTTATTCGCCTGACCGGCATTGTGCGTGTGGATGACATCAGCCGCAGCAACCAAATCTCTTCACAGCGTATCGGCGATGCGCGCATTACGTACTCCGGTCGCGGCGCGCTGGCAGACAGCAATGCCTCCGGTTGGCTGACGCAATTCTTTAACAGTCCATGGATGCCATTCTGA
- a CDS encoding flagellar basal body P-ring protein FlgI: MDAILMIKHNAFLTTLLLVLSLGLTPGVKAEAAIPLMDLVDIQGIRQNQLVGYGLVVGLDGQGDRNQVEFTSQSITNMLRQFGVQIDESSDPKLRNVASVSVTASVDPMAGPGQTLDIVVSSIGDAKSLRGGTLLMTPLRGVDGEVYAVAQGNVVVGGVSAQGRSGSSIAINTPTTGRVPNGATLEREIPTDFNQRDTVTLNLREASFTTAKNIAREINDTFGPKVAVAINKGRVEMRAPQDTQQRVIMMSMLEEMSVVQGRKPARIVFNSRTGTVVIGKNVKVGEAAVSHGNLTVSISESQQVSQPNALSGGQTQTVDQSNVDINEEQAQMMIWPAGTELNTIVNAVNSLGATPTDLMSILQALHEAGALNAELVVI; this comes from the coding sequence ATGGATGCCATTCTGATGATAAAACATAACGCATTTTTGACCACGCTGTTGCTGGTGCTGAGCTTGGGTCTGACGCCGGGAGTGAAAGCGGAAGCTGCTATCCCGCTGATGGATCTGGTGGATATTCAGGGCATTCGTCAAAACCAGTTGGTTGGTTATGGTCTGGTAGTGGGACTGGATGGTCAGGGTGACCGCAACCAGGTCGAATTTACCTCCCAGTCCATCACTAATATGCTGCGCCAGTTCGGGGTGCAGATTGATGAATCGTCCGATCCTAAACTGCGCAACGTGGCTTCAGTGAGTGTCACCGCATCGGTTGATCCTATGGCCGGGCCGGGCCAGACGCTGGATATCGTCGTGTCATCGATTGGTGATGCAAAAAGCCTGCGTGGCGGTACGCTGCTGATGACACCGCTGCGTGGTGTTGACGGCGAAGTGTACGCGGTGGCCCAGGGCAATGTCGTCGTTGGTGGCGTGTCGGCCCAGGGACGCAGTGGCAGCAGCATTGCCATCAATACCCCAACCACGGGGCGTGTGCCAAACGGCGCGACTCTGGAGCGTGAGATCCCGACCGACTTCAACCAGCGCGATACGGTGACGCTCAACTTGCGTGAAGCGAGCTTTACCACGGCGAAAAATATCGCCCGTGAAATCAACGATACGTTTGGTCCCAAAGTCGCGGTGGCGATCAACAAAGGTCGGGTTGAAATGCGCGCGCCGCAGGACACTCAGCAACGTGTCATCATGATGTCGATGCTGGAAGAGATGAGTGTGGTGCAAGGCCGTAAACCAGCCCGTATTGTGTTTAACTCCCGCACCGGCACTGTGGTGATTGGTAAGAACGTCAAGGTTGGCGAAGCCGCGGTAAGTCATGGCAACCTGACGGTCAGCATCAGCGAGTCACAGCAGGTCAGCCAGCCGAACGCGCTTTCTGGCGGCCAGACCCAAACCGTCGACCAGTCGAATGTGGATATTAATGAAGAGCAGGCGCAGATGATGATCTGGCCGGCAGGCACCGAGCTCAATACCATAGTCAATGCGGTTAACAGCCTGGGTGCAACGCCGACCGATCTGATGTCCATTTTACAGGCCCTGCATGAAGCCGGCGCCCTGAATGCCGAACTGGTGGTGATCTGA
- a CDS encoding rod-binding protein gives MKIDHSNQSVAGDAVLYHDNSALANIKHAADKGEALQKVAGQFEAMFLQLVLRQMRSSSDALADQDSPFSSQQQGVFRDMYDGQLAIELAKKNNAGIADMLVRQLGPAAGLSAAQANSVNDSSFAAIGADIVPVESVMFSIPEAESQNAAGLQAELNPAPLHAALDPEQNSKVMVNTAFAQPLIRPWSEIGHELD, from the coding sequence ATGAAAATTGACCATTCCAACCAATCCGTCGCCGGCGATGCTGTGCTTTATCATGACAATAGCGCGCTGGCCAATATCAAACATGCCGCGGATAAAGGTGAGGCGTTGCAAAAGGTGGCCGGCCAGTTTGAAGCCATGTTCCTGCAACTGGTGCTGCGTCAGATGCGCAGCAGCAGCGATGCGCTGGCTGACCAGGACAGCCCGTTTTCCTCCCAGCAGCAGGGGGTATTTCGCGATATGTACGATGGTCAGTTGGCGATTGAACTGGCCAAGAAGAACAATGCCGGCATCGCCGATATGCTGGTGCGCCAACTGGGGCCGGCGGCAGGACTCAGTGCGGCGCAAGCCAATTCAGTCAATGACAGTTCATTTGCCGCGATTGGTGCAGATATCGTACCGGTAGAGAGCGTGATGTTTTCTATCCCGGAAGCGGAGTCACAAAATGCAGCCGGATTACAGGCAGAACTTAACCCGGCTCCGCTGCATGCCGCCTTAGACCCAGAGCAAAACAGCAAAGTGATGGTCAATACGGCCTTCGCTCAGCCACTGATTCGACCATGGAGCGAGATCGGACATGAACTTGACTAA
- the flgK gene encoding flagellar hook-associated protein FlgK, translating into MNLTNIALTGLNANRVALDVTAQNVANVNTPGYSRQQALMASVGGGKYDSLSAGMGVQVTSIRRVTDQFLVKQTWSTGSESAYASRYTTNMSQIENTLGADGFSLSAGLDSLFAALHDASTKPESTPLRQQIINEAEALSRRFNTLTESLYNQHQDMSEQRSAAVSQANSLLSNIAEINQQIVELQGTGGNPAQLMDTRDALVGDLSQMVEVKTTNQANGSMQISLSNGQPLVMGSEFGTLQAVPDSSDAYMANMQVVFGNQSFAIPGQMGGEIGALNDYQAEVLKPYMTAVDDMAQSMADAFNSELALGLDLDGMPGKALFSYDPDNPAASLTMTDITATELALSGDGNPGNSDNLQALIAIGNQPFSIAGFGTQSLNDAFTSMVGEVAIKARQAESDSQAKTTMNEQAIAKRDNVSAVNSDEEAANLMTFANAHNANMKVISTANQLFDTVLQLF; encoded by the coding sequence ATGAACTTGACTAACATAGCTTTAACCGGACTGAACGCGAACCGCGTTGCGCTCGATGTTACCGCGCAGAATGTGGCTAACGTCAATACGCCCGGCTACAGCCGCCAGCAAGCCCTGATGGCCTCAGTCGGTGGCGGCAAATATGACAGTTTAAGCGCGGGGATGGGGGTTCAGGTGACCAGCATCCGTCGCGTGACTGATCAGTTTCTGGTCAAACAGACCTGGTCGACCGGCAGTGAATCGGCCTATGCCTCGCGCTATACCACCAATATGAGTCAGATTGAAAATACGTTGGGTGCGGACGGTTTCAGCCTTTCCGCCGGGCTCGATAGCTTGTTTGCGGCGCTGCATGATGCCTCGACCAAACCTGAATCGACCCCGCTGCGTCAGCAGATTATCAATGAAGCGGAAGCGCTGTCGCGCCGCTTTAATACCCTGACTGAGTCGCTGTATAACCAGCATCAGGATATGAGCGAACAGCGCAGTGCGGCGGTCAGTCAGGCCAACAGCCTGCTGAGCAACATTGCCGAGATTAACCAGCAAATCGTTGAACTGCAGGGGACCGGCGGTAATCCGGCCCAGTTGATGGATACACGTGATGCGCTGGTCGGTGATTTGTCGCAGATGGTCGAGGTCAAAACCACCAATCAGGCCAACGGCAGTATGCAGATTTCGCTCAGCAATGGTCAGCCGTTAGTGATGGGTTCTGAATTCGGTACTTTACAGGCTGTTCCGGACAGCAGTGACGCTTATATGGCGAACATGCAGGTGGTCTTCGGTAATCAGAGTTTTGCCATTCCCGGTCAGATGGGCGGTGAAATCGGCGCGTTGAACGACTACCAGGCCGAGGTGCTGAAACCCTACATGACTGCCGTGGATGACATGGCGCAGTCAATGGCGGATGCCTTTAATTCAGAGCTGGCCCTGGGGCTGGATTTGGATGGGATGCCTGGCAAAGCATTGTTCAGTTACGATCCCGATAACCCGGCAGCCAGCCTGACCATGACGGATATTACCGCCACTGAGCTGGCACTGTCCGGTGACGGAAACCCCGGCAACAGTGACAATCTTCAGGCCTTGATTGCGATAGGTAATCAACCCTTTTCCATTGCCGGTTTTGGCACTCAGTCACTCAATGATGCGTTTACCAGTATGGTAGGAGAAGTCGCCATTAAAGCGCGTCAGGCCGAGTCGGATTCTCAGGCGAAAACCACCATGAATGAACAGGCTATCGCCAAACGGGACAACGTCAGTGCCGTCAACAGCGATGAAGAAGCGGCCAATCTGATGACCTTTGCTAATGCGCACAATGCCAATATGAAAGTGATCAGTACCGCCAATCAGCTATTCGATACCGTATTACAGTTATTTTAA
- the flgL gene encoding flagellar hook-associated protein FlgL, with product MRISDTQFSQMMLQSLQTNNAGLGTVMQQMATGDRLTKLSDDPMASIKLLNLDREDSAISQYQSNIANVKTTLSSQEVYLDAANSSLMNIRDRILWGANDTLTDADRTAIVTELHSLRDSVASSFNAQDEEGAYLFSGTASNTAALDDSTGSYVIQGNTDKRVVTVAKGVSMESNMTARDLLDLGAGSNVLNSIDDLIAEFEAPTANFQNQVATTLNAVDGTMDNVLAAITELGGRQNNLDLLDSAHGENKLFVDKVTSDLSALDYGEASVRLSNFMAALQATQASYVKIDGLSLFDRI from the coding sequence ATGAGAATCAGTGACACTCAATTCAGTCAGATGATGTTGCAGAGCCTGCAGACTAATAATGCCGGTCTGGGCACTGTCATGCAGCAGATGGCGACCGGTGACCGCCTGACTAAACTGTCGGATGATCCGATGGCCTCGATTAAGTTGCTCAACCTGGATCGTGAAGACAGCGCCATCAGCCAGTATCAGAGCAATATCGCCAATGTGAAAACTACCTTGTCGAGTCAGGAAGTGTATCTGGATGCGGCGAACAGCAGCCTGATGAACATTCGTGACCGCATTTTGTGGGGGGCGAATGATACCCTGACTGATGCGGACCGCACCGCGATTGTGACTGAACTGCATAGCCTGCGCGACTCGGTCGCCTCTTCTTTTAATGCTCAGGATGAAGAGGGCGCTTATCTGTTTTCCGGTACCGCCAGTAATACGGCTGCGCTGGACGACAGTACAGGGTCTTATGTGATTCAGGGTAATACGGATAAACGCGTGGTTACGGTGGCCAAAGGGGTGAGCATGGAGTCCAATATGACGGCTCGCGATCTGCTCGATTTAGGCGCTGGCAGTAATGTACTCAACTCGATCGATGATCTGATTGCCGAATTTGAGGCACCGACGGCCAATTTTCAGAACCAGGTCGCGACGACACTCAACGCTGTGGATGGCACGATGGATAATGTGCTGGCGGCCATCACCGAACTGGGTGGACGGCAAAATAACCTGGATCTGCTCGACAGTGCCCATGGTGAGAACAAGTTGTTCGTGGATAAGGTTACCAGCGATCTGTCGGCATTAGATTATGGTGAAGCGTCAGTGCGTCTGAGTAACTTCATGGCCGCACTGCAGGCGACTCAGGCCAGCTACGTCAAAATTGACGGTCTGTCGCTGTTTGACCGGATTTAG
- a CDS encoding flagellin — MVMSTVEVRGQGIRLTGQDQTSITPSRTTQSPRFNPPRNRTFQADPPSAYSISALRLTAGQQQATSVQIATKTLQVAGKELTHIKRSLTQAVTQGVERVPNLKETLTRSKMQLDSTLEHARFDGQRVVSNELKLQLNQGDLRRFSVPGLNVQRLQDKAEQIRLDFPQGQSVLMQFDGRSDGSKTVKMLDRSLIPLGMRASLGSDGNIVFEATDTAYKQMKQKVMVTGQGHRFPAGQANTLTLKSEPDGIAELRFDLGSRDGIKKTIAKVNQHLQQVQVSLDQARSYHSELNSQMQTLREQNQVLAVDGVADKLESFYAAGDTFTSTYQALNAQANVRRHTVVALLR, encoded by the coding sequence ATGGTGATGAGTACAGTGGAAGTGCGCGGTCAGGGAATACGTCTGACCGGGCAGGATCAGACGAGTATTACTCCTTCCCGCACGACACAAAGTCCGCGCTTTAATCCACCGCGTAACCGTACTTTCCAGGCTGACCCACCGTCAGCCTATTCCATTTCTGCATTACGGCTGACGGCCGGGCAGCAGCAAGCGACATCGGTGCAGATCGCCACGAAAACCCTGCAGGTTGCCGGTAAAGAACTCACCCATATTAAGCGCAGTCTCACTCAGGCAGTGACACAGGGCGTTGAGCGGGTCCCCAATCTGAAAGAGACGCTGACCCGTTCTAAAATGCAGCTCGACAGCACGCTGGAACACGCCCGCTTTGATGGTCAGCGCGTGGTGAGTAACGAGCTGAAACTGCAACTGAATCAGGGCGATCTGCGCCGCTTTTCCGTGCCGGGGCTCAATGTACAGCGTTTGCAGGATAAGGCTGAGCAGATTCGTCTGGATTTTCCGCAGGGTCAGTCGGTGCTGATGCAGTTTGATGGTCGTAGCGATGGCAGTAAAACGGTAAAAATGCTGGATCGCAGCCTGATCCCGCTCGGGATGCGAGCTTCTCTGGGCAGTGATGGCAATATCGTGTTTGAGGCCACAGATACGGCCTATAAGCAGATGAAGCAAAAGGTGATGGTCACCGGACAGGGCCACCGTTTCCCGGCCGGGCAGGCCAATACCCTGACGCTCAAATCTGAGCCGGATGGTATTGCTGAATTGCGCTTTGATCTGGGTTCACGTGACGGCATCAAAAAAACCATTGCTAAGGTCAATCAGCACTTACAGCAGGTGCAGGTCAGTCTGGATCAGGCACGCAGTTATCACAGCGAACTGAATAGTCAGATGCAGACGCTGCGTGAGCAGAACCAGGTGTTGGCGGTGGATGGCGTGGCAGATAAGCTGGAAAGCTTTTATGCCGCGGGTGATACGTTTACCTCTACTTATCAGGCGCTTAATGCGCAGGCTAATGTACGTCGTCACACGGTTGTGGCACTGCTGCGCTGA
- a CDS encoding copper resistance protein NlpE: MKKAMFALSALTFILAGCDTAENAATQQAEPVADTLPSKVSDSVATVTDSVSSAANAVTESIEDGDAANWQGTYQGTLPCADCAGIDYTLTLNEDQSYSLVQAYQGKEGAEPTTSEGKFHWNDTGSVITLEDGSETPNQYFVGDDMLMKLDINGEKVTGDMAALYNLQKQ; encoded by the coding sequence ATGAAAAAAGCGATGTTCGCCCTGAGTGCACTGACGTTTATTTTGGCTGGCTGTGACACTGCGGAAAACGCGGCAACGCAACAAGCAGAACCGGTTGCCGATACCCTGCCAAGTAAAGTCAGCGATTCAGTTGCAACCGTAACCGACAGTGTTTCTTCAGCGGCTAATGCAGTGACTGAATCGATTGAAGATGGCGACGCAGCCAACTGGCAAGGCACCTATCAAGGCACTCTTCCTTGTGCTGACTGCGCAGGTATCGACTACACCCTGACTCTGAACGAAGATCAGAGCTACAGCCTGGTGCAGGCTTATCAGGGTAAAGAAGGTGCAGAGCCAACCACTTCTGAAGGTAAGTTCCACTGGAACGACACCGGCAGCGTAATTACTCTGGAAGATGGTTCCGAGACACCAAACCAGTACTTTGTTGGTGATGATATGCTGATGAAACTGGACATCAATGGTGAGAAAGTGACCGGCGATATGGCGGCACTGTACAATCTGCAAAAGCAGTAA